The nucleotide sequence GGGCGCTGTGAAAGCCGCCGTTCGCCCGGCCTCCGTCCGCCCGTCCGCCGCGGAGGGGCCGCGCTTCCAGGAGATCCTGGACGCGCTGCGCGCCGACATCGCGGACGGGCGGGTCGGGGTCGGCGAACGGCTGCCGACCGAGCAGGAGCTGTGCCTGCGCTTCTCCGCCAGCCGCTACACGGTGCGGGAGGCGCTGCGCCGGCTCCAGGATCTCGGGCTGATCGCGCGCCGCCAGGGCTCGGGGTCGGTGGTGACCGCCGCCCGCCCCGACGGGCGGTTCCACAACACGCTGTCCAGCCTCGCGGAGATCGGGCAGTACGCCTCCTCCACCCGGCTGGAGGTGCTGGCGGTGGAGAAGATCCTGGTGGAGGGGCGGACGGCGGAGCTGCTGCGCTCCCCGCCGGACACGCCCTGGGTCCGGGTGGTGGCGCTGCGCCGCCAGCCGGGGGAGCGGACTCCGCTCTGCTACACCGAGGTGTTCCTGCCCGCCGCCTTCGACGACGTGGCCCAGGCCATCGGCACCTTTCCGGTCGCCGTCTACGCGGTGCTGGAAAGCCGCTACGGCCTGCGCATCGAGGAGGTCGTGCAGTCCATCGAGGCCACCTCGGCGGACGCCAACCTGGCGTCGCGCCTGTCGGTGGAGGTCGGCACCCCGATCCTCGTGGTGATCCGCCATTATCTGGACGCCGAAGGAAACGCGCTGGAGGTTGCGGTCAGCAGCCACGCGGCCGGACGATACCGCTATGAAATGACGCTGCAACGATCCGGGTAAAAGGGGGCGCCGAAGCCCCTGCCCGCGGCGAACGGCCGGAAGAGCCGCGCGGGGACAGCACCGGAAGGGAGGGAAGGAATGACGGAAAACCTCATCGGGGACGCCGCGGCTTGCGCGCGGACCCTGGCCAGGATTCAGGGGGTGACCCTGGACGAGGCCGACGCCGCCCTGTGCGGTCGCCTGCTGGCCGCCGTGCCGGGCATCCTGGCGGCGGCGCATCCCGGCGGCTCGCTGTTCGACGTGCCGCTGGGCGCCCACGCCGCGCTGGCCCACACCGCGCTGGCGGCTGGACGCATTGCCGGGGAGCGGGCATGACCGACCCCACATCGCTGACCCTGACGGACGCCGCGAGGGCGGTCCGCGACGGCGCGCTGCGGGCGGAGGCCCTGGCGGATGCCTGTCTGGACCGCATCGCCCGGCTGAATCCGACGCTCAACGCCTTCCTGTCGGTCGAGCCGGAGGAGGCGCTGGCCGCCGCCCGCGCCGCCGACGCGGAGGCGCGGGCCGGGCGGCTGCGCGGGCCGCTGCACGGCGTGCCGCTGGCCCACAAGGACATGTTCTATCGCGCCGGCAAGCGCTGCACCTGCGGGTCCCCGACGATCCGCGGCGATTTCCGCCCCGAGCGGACGGCCACGGTGCTGGAGCGGCTGGACGCGGCGGGCGCGGTGACGCTCGGCACGCTGCACATGGCGGAGTTCGCCATGGGGCCGACCGGGCACAACGCCCATCTCGGGCGTTGCCGCAACCCCTGGGACCCGGAGCGCATCACCGGCGGTTCCTCCTCCGGCTCCGGGGCGGCGGTGGCGGGGCGGCTGGCCTTCGGCTCGCTGGGCTCGGACACCGGCGGGTCGGTGCGGCTTCCGGCGGCGCTGTGCGGCGTGGTCGGGCTGAAGCCGACGCAGGGGGCGACGCCGATGGACGGCGTGATGCCGCTGTCGGAAAGCCTGGACTGCGTCGGTCCGCTGGCGCGCAGCGCCGAGGACGCGGCGACGCTGTTCTCGGTCATCACCGGGCGGACGGACGCCGCGGACGCCATCGGCCAGGGGGTCGAGGGGCTGCGGCTGGGCATCCCGCGCCAGTTCTACTACGACGGCCTGGACCCCGCCGTGGCCGCCGCGCTGGAGCGGGCGCGGGCGGTGCTGGAGCGCGCCGGTGCCCGCGTCGTGGAGGTGGACATCCCCGACCACGAGCCCTACGGCGACCTCGCCAACCTCGTCTTCACGCCGGAGGCGGCGGCCGTCCATGCGCCCTGGCTGCGCGAGCGTCCGCAGGACTACGGCCCGCAGGTGCGCGCCCGGCTTCTCCAGGGGCTGATGGTGCCGGCGGCCTCCTACCTCCAGGCGAAGCAACTGCGCGCGCTTCATCTCCGGGCGATGATCGACGGCCCCTTCGCCCAGTGCGACGCGCTGTTCGTCCCCGCCCTGCGCAGCCGCGTGCCGACCGCCGCCCAGACCGACGTGGGGGCCGGGCCGGCGATGGCCGCGGTGGTCGCCGGGGTGGCGGCGCTGACCCGCCCGGTCTCCTACCTCGGCCTGCCGGCGCTCGTCACGCCCGCCGGATTCGATCCGGACGGGATGCCGATCGCCATGCAGCTCATCGCCCGCCCGCAGGCGGAAGCCACGCTGCTGCGCATCGCCGACGCCTACGAGCGCGCCGCCGGCTGGCTGCGCCGCGTCCCCCAGACACAGGCCTTCTCGTGAAGGGAGTTCCACCCATGCCGGGAACCGATTCAATGACGTCCGTGTCGCCGCACACCCAGGCGGCGGCGTCTCCGGCGGACGCCGCTTCGTCACCGGGCCGCGGCTTGCCGGGCTGGTGGAGCTTCATCGAGGACCGCATCCTCCTGAACGTCGCCACCATCCTGATGATGGCGGCCATCGGCTTCATGTTCTACGAGGCGTCCAGCCGCTCCCTCCTGTCGGAAAGCCATTGGTGGGCGGAGGAGCTTGTCCGCTTCCTGGTGGTGTGGAGCGTCCTGCTGTCGCTGGGCGTCGGCACGCGCCACGGCCATTACATCCGCATGGACCTGCTGCTGAACATGATGCCGCACCGGGTGCGGCTGGCCTTCGCCTGGCTCAACAGCCTGATCGGGCTGGCCTTCAGCGTGCTTCTGGTGATCGCCGGGTACCAGGAGGTCACGCATCTCCAGGCCATCGGCATGTTCACCGAGTCCAACCTCGACCTGCCGCTGTGGACGGTCCGGCTGGTGCTGCCGCTGGGCGGGGTGCTCTACGGCTTCGCCTTCGTCGGCAACATCATCCTGCTGCTGCGTGGCCACGACCCCGATCCGCCCGCCGAGGGCGAGAATCTCTGAGCGACGGCTGAAAAAGGGGAGGAAACACCATGACCACCATCATCGCCGTCGTCAGCCTGCTGTTCTTCGTGGCGGCGGGCGTGCACATCGCGCTGGCGCTGGGCGTCATCGCGGTCGGCCTGCTGACCTTCAACTTCAACATCCCGGTCGTCCTGGTTGCGCAGATGGCCTGGGATTCGGTCGACAAATACGCGCTGGTCTGCATCCCGTTCTTCATCTTCGCCGGCAACCTGATGTCGCGCGGCAACCTCGCGCTGGTCATCCTGGAACTGGTCGGGACGATCATCCGCTACTTCCGCGGCGGCATCGCGCTGGCGCTGGCCATGTCCAGCGTGTTCTTCGCGGCGGTCAACGGCTCGTCGGTGGCCTGCGCCGTGGCGCTCGGCCCGGCGGCGGTGAAGCTGATGCCGAAAGAGGGCTATCCGCCCCGCTTCGCCGCCTCGCTGGTGGCGGTCTGCGGCACGCTGGGTCTGATGATCCCGCCGTCGCTGACCTTCATCCTGATCGGCTCCATCGTCGGCCTGCCGATCACCGACCTGTTCATCGCCGGCATCGTGCCCGGCCTGTTCGAGGCGTTCCTGCTCGCCGTCACCACGCTGATCGTCAGCCGGCTCAAGGGCTACGGCCATGTCGGCGAGCGTCCGGACTGGAAGGGCTTCGGCCAGCGCCTGCCGGGTGCCGCCGGGGCGCTGATGATGCCGGTGCTCATCATCGGCACGATCTACATGGGCTGGTTCACCCCGACCGAGGTGTCGGCGCTGGCTGCCATCTACGCGGTCGTGCTGGTGACGGTGGTCTACCGCACCGCCAACCTCGTCGCGGTGTGGGAGACGGCGCGGGAGTCGGTGCTCCAGACCGTGATGATCTACGGCGTGCTGCTCGGCTCCGGCCTGCTGACCGCGGTGCTGACCCGCCTCGGCCTGTCCGCCGAGCTGACCGCGATGCTGAAGGAGGCCCAGGTCTCCCCCTTCGAATTCCTGCTGGCGGTCAACCTGCTGCTGCTCGTCATCGGCATGTTCCTGGACGGCGTGTCGATGATCGTGCTGCTGGCGCCGATCCTGTTCCCAATGGCGCAGGCGGTGGGGGTGAACCCGATCCACTTCGCCGTCATCATGACCGCGCTGGTGGAGGTGGCGACCCTGACCCCGCCGGTCGGCCTGAACCTGTTCGTGATGAGCCGCATCACCAAGATGCCGCTCCATTCCATCGTGAAGGGGGTGCTGCCCTTCTACGGGATGCGGGTGGTGGCGCTGGTCGCCATCAACGCCTTCCCGGCCCTGTCGCTGGTCCTGCTGACGTAAGCCGCCCCGCACGGATCATCCTCGTACGCCGGTTGCATCGGCGCCCCGGCTCGTCCATCTTCCGGCATCATGAGGGATGCGATGTCGGAAGAAGCGGACAGCCTGAAGGACAGCAGCGGCGCGGCGGAGCGGGCGGAAACCCCGCTCTACCAGGAGATCGTCCGCACTTTGCTGGAGGAGATCGACGCCGGCACCTACGCCGTCGGCGACCGCCTGCCGACCGAGCAGGAGCTGTGCAGCCGCTTCGCCGTCAGCCGCCACACGGTGCGCGAGGCGCTGCGCCGGCTTCAGGAGATGGGCTACATCCTGCGCCGCCAGGGATCGGGATCGGTCCTGGCGGCGCGCCGCGCCGACGGGCGCTTCGTCAATTCGATCAGTTCCCTGGACGAGCTGGTGCAGTACGCCACCTCGACCCGGCTGGAAATCCTCTCGGTGGACCGCATCATCGTGGAGGAGGAGCTGGCCGGCCGGCTGGGCTGCCGCCCGGACACGCAGTGGTTCCGCGTCAGCGCGCTGCGCCGCACCCGCGAGACGTCGGAGCCCTTCTCCTACGTCGAGGTCTACATCGACGCCGCCTTTTCCGACGTGGTGCGCAACCTGGAGGTGGTGCAGTACGCCATCTATACGGTGCTTGAGCAGCGCTACGGCGTCCGCATCGCCGAGGTGATGCAGGACATCGAGGCCGCCCCGGCCAGCCTGAACGTCGCCTCGCGCCTGCACGTCCCGCCGCAGTCGCCGATCCTCGTCATCACCCGCCGCTATTTCACCGACGACGGCCGTCTGGTGGAGATCGCCGTCAACACCCATCCGGGCGCCGGTTTCCGCTACACCATGTCCCTGCAGCGGCGCTGAGTTCGCCTCAGTCGCCGGCCGGGCAGCCGCCGCCGGGACGCGGCTGGCAGAGGTCCGCGTTGCCCTGGCAGCAATTCTCGGTGAGGAAGCCGAGCAGCGCCTGGAAGCGCCCGACATCGACGCTGTAGATGATCAGCCGGCCCTGGCGGCGCGACGCGACGAGCCCGGCGTTGCTCAATTGCGAGAGATGGAACGACAGGGTCGCCGGGGCGAGGCCCAGCCGCTCCGCCAGCACGCCCGCCGGCAGCCCGTCCGGCCCCTGCTGCACCAGTTCCCGGAACGCGGCCAGCCGGTGCTCCTGCGCCAGCGCTCCCAGCCCGGCGATGACATCCTTGACGTTCATGGGGCGCAGCCTATCGGACGGGCACCCCGCCAGCAAGCGCGCCGCCGGCCGCACACGAATTCACTCTTCCATATTTTGACAAATATGGAAATATGAGGGCCTCAACGGCCCTGGCGGACATCCCCATGACAGCCATCACCATCTACCACAACCCGGATTGCGGCACCTCGCGCAACACGCTGGCCCTGATCCGCAACAGCGGCGCCGAGCCGGCCGTCATCGAGTATCTGAAGACGCCGCCGAGCCGCGCTGAGCTTGCCGATCTCATCCGCCGCATGGGCGTGCCGGTGCGCGCCGTTCTGCGCGAGAAGGGCACGCCCTACGCGGAGCTTGGCCTGGACGATCCGACGCTCGATGACGACCGGATTCTCGACGCCATGATCGCCCACCCCATCCTCATCAACCGGCCGATCGTGGTGACGCCGCTCGGCGTGCGGCTGTGCCGCCCGTCCGAATTGGTCCTGGACATCCTCCCCGATCCGCAGCGCGGCGCCTTCGCCAAGGAGGACGGCGAGGCGGTGGTGGACGGCGCCGGCCGGCGCATCGGCCAGGCCCGGCGCGGGGACGGACCGGCATGACCGCCGACGTCCATCGGGAGCCGGCCCCCCGTCCGGCGATGGGCCTGTTCGAGCGCTACCTCAGCGTCTGGGTGGCCCTGTGCATCGTCGCGGGCATCGCGCTCGGCTCCGTGGCGCCGGGCCTGTTCCGGGCGATCGCGGCGGCGGAGCTGGCCCAGGTCAACCTGCCGGTGGCGGTGCTGATCTGGCTGATGATCGTGCCGATGCTGCTGAAGATCGACCTCGGCGCGCTGGGGCGGGTGAGGGAGCATTGGCGCGGCGTCGGCGTGACGCTGTTCATCAACTGGGCGGTCAAGCCCTTCTCCATGGCGCTCCTGGGCAGCCTGTTCATCGGCCATCTGTTCGCGCCGCTGCTGCCGCAGGACCAGATTCCCTCCTACATCGCCGGGCTGATCCTGCTGGCGGCGGCGCCCTGCACGGCCATGGTCTTCGTCTGGTCGAACCTGTGCGAGGGGGAGCCGCACTACACGCTGAGCCAGGTGGCGCTGAACGACCTCATCATGGTCTTCGCCTTCGCGCCGCTGGTCGGCCTGCTGCTCGGCGTCGCCTCGATCACCGTGCCGTGGGGCACGCTGCTGCTGTCGGTGCTGCTCTACATCGTCATCCCCGTGGTGGCGGCCCAGCTGTGGCGGCGCGCCCTGCTGGCGTCGGGCGGCGAGGGCGCGCTGCAACGGACGCTGGGCGTCCTTCAGCCGCTGTCGCTTCTCGCCCTGCTGACCACGCTGGTCCTGCTGTTCGGCTTCCAGGGCGAGCAGATCCTGGCGCAGCCACTGGTCATCCTGCTGCTGGCCGTGCCGATCCTGATCCAGGTCTATCTCAACGCGGGGCTGGCCTACTGGCTGTCCCGCCGGTTCGGCGTGGCCTGGTGCGTCGCCGCTCCGGCGGCGCTGATCGGGGCGTCGAACTTCTTCGAGCTGGCGGTGGCCGCCGCCATCAGCCTGTTCGGGCTGGGCTCCGGCGCCGCGCTGGCCACCGTGGTCGGCGTGCTGGTCGAGGTGCCGGTGATGCTGTCGGTGGTCCGGATCGTGAAGCGGACCCGTGGCTGGTACGAGCGCGGGGACACCGCCGGACAAGGGTAACGCGGCAGCCGCCACCCCCTCACCGCCGCGGGTCGAGGCCCTCGCGCAGCCCCTCGGCCAGCAGGTTGACGGCCAGCGCGACGGCGGCGACGGTGACGGTCGTCGCGGCGATCAGGTGGGGGGCGTCGCGCAGGGCGGCCAGCCCGTCGCGGATCAGGGTGCCCAGCGACACCGCCGGCTCCTGGATGCCCAGCCCCAGGCCGCTCAGCGTCGCCTCCGCCACCATGGCCGGGCCGATGGACAGGGCGGCGCGAATGGCCACCGGCCCGGCGACCGCCGGCAGCAGATGACGGCGGACGGTGTGCAGCGGCCCCGCGCCGAGGGCGGCGGAGGCCCGCACATGCTCGGCGGTCCGGTTCGACAGGGCCAGCGCCCGGCACCAGCGGACCTGCGAGGGCCACGCCGCCAGGGCGAGCGTCAGCACCATGGCCTCCGTGCCCGGCCCCAGCAGCGCGGACGCGACGATGGCGAGCGACAGCTCGGGAAAGCCGTGCAGCAGGTCGGCCAGCCGCAGGACCACGGCGTCCGTGCGCCCGCCAATCCAGCCCGCCACCCCGCCCGATGCGACGCCGAGCCCCACCGCCAGGGCGAGCGCCAGCCCGGCGATGGCGAAGGAGGTTCCCGTCCCGGCGATCAGCCGGGCGGCGACGTCGCGGCCCAGCCCGTCGCACCCCAGCGGATGGGCGGCGGACGGCCCGGCCCAGGCCTGCCCGAGATCCATGGCGGACGGGTCGAGCGGCAGCAGAAAGGCGGCCAGGGCCAGCGGCACCGCCAACGCCGCCGCGAGCAGCAACCCGGCGCGCCCGGCGAGGGAACGGACCGCGGTCACGGCGCCTCCGCAGCGTCGCGCAGCCGTGGATCGGCGAGGCCGATCAGCAGCTCGGCGGTCAGGCTGATGGCGACCTGCAGCAGGACGAAGACCAGGACGGCGGCCCCCGCCACCGTGTGGTCGCGGGCCAGCACCGCCTGGACGGTCAGCCGCCCGATCCCCGGCAGGGCGAAGACGCTTTCCACCGCCGCCGTGGTGGTGAGGATCGTCCCGGCCACCGAACCGACCGCCGCCGCCAGCGGCACCAGGGCGTTCGGCAGGGCGTGGCGCAGCAGAAGGGCGGCCCGGCCCAGCCCCTTGGCGCGGGCGGTGCGGATGAAGTCTCGTTCCAGCACCTCCATCAGCTGGGTCCGCGTCAGGCGGGCGATCATCGCCGCCGCCGGCAGGGCCAGCGCCGCCACCGCCCAGGGCGCGGTTCCGGACCCCGCCAGCATCAGCCACGTCGCCAGCGCCAGCGGCGGCACCGACAGGGCCAGCACCGATCCGATGGTGAGGGCCGTGCCCGGCCATGCCCGCCGGACATCGGCCGCGGCGAGCCCCAGCGCGAGGCCGAGGGGCAGGGCGAGCGCCGACGCGCCCGCCATCAGCCCCAGCGTCACCGGCAGGGCCTCGCCCAGCAGCGCCGTCACCGGAACGCCGCCGTAGCGCAGCGATTGGCCGAGGTCGCCGCGCAGCAGGCCCAGCGTGTAGGACAGGAATTGAACGGCCAGAGGCTGGTCCAGCCCGGCGTTTTCCCGCAGCCGGCGGATCATCTCCGGGTCCGCGGCGCGCCCATCGACCATCAGCATGACCGGGTCGCCGGGAAGGGCGTGGGACGCCAGGAAGCTCGCCAGCACGGCGGCTCCGGCCAGAAGAAGAAGACCGGGCAGGCGCCGGGTCAATCGCCAAGCCAATCGCCAATACAGACCGCGGCGGCCGGGCCGGCGTCCCGTCATGGCAAGCGGGCGGCGTGGTAGTCGGTCGTGCCGTCGGGCCGGATGACCACCCCGGTCACGCCCGGCCGCACCAGCGCCACGAACTGCGGCACCGGCAGCGGCAGCGCCACGGCCTGGTCCCGGAGCAGGGCTTCGGCCTCCCGGTAGAGCGCGTTGCGTGCGGCGGGGTCGGCGAGGCCGCGCGCCCGCTCCACGAGCCGGTCGAAGTCCGCGTTGCGCCAGTGGATGCGGTTGGTCGGGCTGGCGCTGTGCCACTGGGTGGCGAGCTGGTCCATGGGATCGGGGAAATCCGCCGTCCAGCCGTTGATGAACAGCGCCTCGCGCCCCTCGTTGATCGCCGCCACGAAGGCCGCCCGCTCCTGGATGCGCACGCCGACCGGAATTCCCAGCACCGCGGTCAACTGGGCGGCGAAATAGGTGGCCTCCTCGCGCACGTTGGGGCCACCGGCGATCTGGAGCGGCGGCAGGCCGCGTCCGCCGGCGTGGCCGGCCTCCGCCAGCAGGGCCTTGGCCCGGCCCGGATCGGTCGGGGGCAACGGCACCGCGTCGGGCTGGTAGCCACCCAGGCCGGGCGTGACGAATCCGTTCGTCAACTCCGCCCGCCCGGCGTGGAGTCCGTTGACCGTGGCGACCCGGTCCAGCGCGAGGCCGACCGCCTCGCGCACGCGCCGGTCGCGGAAGGGCGGGTACAGGTCCTGGTTCAGCGCGAGATGGCGGACCTGCGCGCGGGCGAAGGCCTTGATCTGCCCGTCGTAGCGCGGCTGGCGGACCACGGTGCGCACGGCGTTGTCGGGAAGCGGCGCGACGTCGAGGTCTCCGGCGTCGTAGCGCGCCAGCAGCGTGTTGATGTCGGGCAGCACCGCCAGCGCCACCGCGTCCACGGCGGGGGCGCCGCCCCAATAGGCGGCATGGGCCTCCAGACGCACGGACTCGCCGCGCCGCCAGGACGTGAGGCGGAACGGCCCGGTGCCGCCGGACGCCCGTTCGTGCCACGCCGGTCCGAACTCCGCCTCCATGCCGCGGTCGACGAACAGGAACGGGTAGAGCGGGAACAGCGCGTCGGGTTCGGTCAGCCGCACGACGAGCGTGTGGGGGTCGGGAATCGTGACGCCGGTCAGCGCGGCCGCTGTCCCCTGCTGCAGCGCCGCGGCCCCCTCGACGCCGCGCAGGTAGAAGGCGCTGTAGCCGGGCTGCGGCTTGCGCGTCAGATGCTGCTCCCAGGTCCACAGGACGTCGGCGGCGGTGAAGGCGCGCCCGGAATGGAACCGCGCGTCCGGGCGCAGGGTGAAGCGCCAGGTCCGTCCGCCGTCCGGCGTTTCCCAGCGGGTGGCCAGCGCCGGAACGGCGTTGCCGGCGGCGTCGATGGCGGTGAAGCCCTCATAGACCTGCCGCAGGACGCCCGACGAGACCAGTCCGGGAAAGACGAACGGATCGATCGTCGTCAGATCGTCGGACAGGCCGGCCCGCAAGGTTCCCGCCATGGCCGGAAACGCGGCGCTGCAAACGCCGGCCATGATGGCCAGAAGGGTCAGAAGCGTGCGGAGGGCGGCGGGCAGAGGCATGATGCGGGACGTTGTGGGGTGGTGACCGGGGAATGGCAAAACCAGACGCCCCTGCCTCCTTCACAGCCTCCGGCCAGAGCGGAGCCGGAAGCGCACCGGACGTCCGCCATATGTATGCATAAGAGGGCATCCATATCCAGGTAATCGCGCCGCCGGCGATGCGTTGGGAAGGATACCCGGATTCGATCAGGCGCGCGACCCGAAATGCCAACAGATCGTCGTCACCTGCCGCACGATCCCCGCCTGGTTGCGCAGCCCGGTCTTGCCCAGGATCGACGAGACCTGATTGTAGACGGTGCGCCGCTCCACCCCGCGGTCCTCGGCGATCTCGTCGACGCTCCGGCCGGAGCACAGGGCCAGCGCGATCTCGGCTTCCGAGGTGGTGATCTGGAGAAGCTCGGCGACGGCGCGCGCCGACACGGTGGGCAGCACATCCGGATCGACCAGCGTGAGAAGAAGGATGCCGTTCATCGGGCCGCCGCTCCCGACGCTCTGGGCGGGCGGCTCCGACAGAGTGGCGAAGTAGGGCGACGGCTGGTCCAGGCGCGACACGCGCAGCGTGATCGGCGTGCGGGTGCGGCGGCGGAAGAAGCCGGCGGCCCGCTTGCCCAGCTCCGCCTGCTCGGTCGGGGCGCCGGGGATGCACAGCCGTCCGCCGACGATGGACAGCCCGTCCCCCCGCGACAGGATGGAGGCGAAGGACGGGTTGCCGTCGATGACCTGGCAGCGCGGCGTCAGCAGCGCCGCCGGATAGGGCAGGGCGTCGAGAAGCCGGACGACGAAGGCGGGCTGGGCCGGTTGCGGAAGGGCGCCGCTGCCGTTGAGGGAGATCAGGCTGTCGAAGCCACCCCGGACGCTTTCCTGGACGTTGCTGGTGACGTCGCGCCGGATCTGGTACCACCAGCCGTCCGTGTCATCCAACCTTTCGTAGGTGATCTGGATGACCCGCCCGTCGGAATGAAGCGTGAAAGACTGCCAGAACCGGTTGAACCGGCGCAGATTTTCGGCATAGCCGATCCACCGGTCCGGATCGGAATAGATGGTGTCCGAACCGAATTTCTTGTGCTTTACGCATTCCCACACGATGTCGCGGAAGGTGACCGACCGCGAATAGTCGATGAAGGGATAGATGGTCTTCTGCTTGTCGTTGGTCGCCAGCAGCGTGTCGCTCTTGTCGAAGATGGCGAGCCCGGCGTTCATGTCCCTGGCGCGGCCGGAAAGATCGTGGACCAGATCAGACATCAATCCCTCCTCTTTCTCTCGCTGCCGGGGGTGAGGGGTACCCCCCTGAACGGGGCCTTGACCGCCGTTCAGGGGGGCGTCGCGAAGCGCGCTGCCGTTCGAACGAATTTAGCAGAAAACCGGCCGTATCATGCAACGCTCAATACGATGGTATGACGCTCAGGCCGCCTCGACCGTGAGGAAGCAGCCGGCGAGTTCCTCCGTCCGCAGCTCCACGCCGAGCGTCGCCCGGAAAGCGTCCTGGGTGTTGGCGACGGCCTTCTGCCACGCGGCGGCGTCGGGAGCGTCCGGGTGATGATGGACGCGGGCGCCGACCAGCCGCATCATGTCCGCCTCGTAGCGGTCCATGAACAGGATGTGCTCGTGCCACGCCGCGTCCGCCGCCTTCGTCGGCACCAGGATCAGGTTCGGCTTGGCCGCCACCACGACGAGGAACTGGCGGTAGGCCTCGACCGAGTCCGTGGCCTGCTCCGGCGTGTAGCCGGCCATCTCGAGCCGCTTGTTGATGAAGGAGAGGTCGAGGTTCGCCGGCTGCACGGACAGGACGCGTTCGCTGTTGTCGTTCATTCTCGATGATCCTTTCAGAAGGGAATGAGGTTCACTGCGGTCCTCAAGGGCCTCCGCCCGATGACGCCGGCCGGTGCGCTGCGGCAGAAGGGGGGCCGCCGGCATGTCCGGTCCGATCGAGAGGGAGGCTGGCGGCGTCCCGACGGCCGTCGCCTGCGTATGGCGTCGGTCGGCATGGTCCGGCAGCGCGCCGGGGGAAACCGCCAAGGCTGCGTTCGTGTGCGCAACGCGCCCCGTTAGCTCC is from Azospirillum sp. TSH58 and encodes:
- a CDS encoding helix-turn-helix transcriptional regulator, whose protein sequence is MSDLVHDLSGRARDMNAGLAIFDKSDTLLATNDKQKTIYPFIDYSRSVTFRDIVWECVKHKKFGSDTIYSDPDRWIGYAENLRRFNRFWQSFTLHSDGRVIQITYERLDDTDGWWYQIRRDVTSNVQESVRGGFDSLISLNGSGALPQPAQPAFVVRLLDALPYPAALLTPRCQVIDGNPSFASILSRGDGLSIVGGRLCIPGAPTEQAELGKRAAGFFRRRTRTPITLRVSRLDQPSPYFATLSEPPAQSVGSGGPMNGILLLTLVDPDVLPTVSARAVAELLQITTSEAEIALALCSGRSVDEIAEDRGVERRTVYNQVSSILGKTGLRNQAGIVRQVTTICWHFGSRA
- a CDS encoding ABC transporter permease — encoded protein: MTRRLPGLLLLAGAAVLASFLASHALPGDPVMLMVDGRAADPEMIRRLRENAGLDQPLAVQFLSYTLGLLRGDLGQSLRYGGVPVTALLGEALPVTLGLMAGASALALPLGLALGLAAADVRRAWPGTALTIGSVLALSVPPLALATWLMLAGSGTAPWAVAALALPAAAMIARLTRTQLMEVLERDFIRTARAKGLGRAALLLRHALPNALVPLAAAVGSVAGTILTTTAAVESVFALPGIGRLTVQAVLARDHTVAGAAVLVFVLLQVAISLTAELLIGLADPRLRDAAEAP
- a CDS encoding ABC transporter substrate-binding protein is translated as MPLPAALRTLLTLLAIMAGVCSAAFPAMAGTLRAGLSDDLTTIDPFVFPGLVSSGVLRQVYEGFTAIDAAGNAVPALATRWETPDGGRTWRFTLRPDARFHSGRAFTAADVLWTWEQHLTRKPQPGYSAFYLRGVEGAAALQQGTAAALTGVTIPDPHTLVVRLTEPDALFPLYPFLFVDRGMEAEFGPAWHERASGGTGPFRLTSWRRGESVRLEAHAAYWGGAPAVDAVALAVLPDINTLLARYDAGDLDVAPLPDNAVRTVVRQPRYDGQIKAFARAQVRHLALNQDLYPPFRDRRVREAVGLALDRVATVNGLHAGRAELTNGFVTPGLGGYQPDAVPLPPTDPGRAKALLAEAGHAGGRGLPPLQIAGGPNVREEATYFAAQLTAVLGIPVGVRIQERAAFVAAINEGREALFINGWTADFPDPMDQLATQWHSASPTNRIHWRNADFDRLVERARGLADPAARNALYREAEALLRDQAVALPLPVPQFVALVRPGVTGVVIRPDGTTDYHAARLP